From Seriola aureovittata isolate HTS-2021-v1 ecotype China chromosome 20, ASM2101889v1, whole genome shotgun sequence, a single genomic window includes:
- the si:ch211-285f17.1 gene encoding sickle tail protein homolog isoform X3, translating into MSKASRLARPPSAGAGSKLPSPRKECPGTAAAAGRVRVLSVGEKLMRAGSDGILNRQKSLTAAVPQDKAQSEAQTETPAPSQSPGEKGQNMEMVPPKSRISPPKASTQPQGSVHKQNKSNLKVTSPEDAEHVSRRQASPNGTPPSRGDAKGSRTVPRRHTLGGARSSREILAMQPSDMDKKREAFLEHLKQKYPHHASAIMGHQERLREQSLQGMLSSLHSELDIQRYLMKIQLPHRSRSPKHGPSPQPSIGDHIDHLSLASLESLDAMSEADAPTAFTRGSRVRASLPVVRSTNQTKDRSLGVLYLQYGDETKQIRMPNEITSIDTVRALFVSAFPQQLTMKMLESPSVAVYVKDDMRNMYYELTDVRNITDHSCLKVYHKDPAQAFSHGPRPANGDARMHSDGQHPLRQPPMGPPTHHPMQGTLPPSPHSMPPSPSRIPFGPRQGSIPGSATIPRDRLSNANPPARSISPCPSAILERRDVKPDEDMGGKSHSLSRGNEGLYADPYLLQEGRMSMATAHGPHPNPGLDGPEHGMGGFHRASIRSTGSYSGPSPTDTMDHPSLYRQKSRNSQLPTLGSKTPPPSPHRMAEVRMIDIHGGPPHGVPPHGVTMERSSPVRQSFRKEEVTGTKPRNNMGSPVVSDLPGHLQGPIPPANDHQTRERMKAMEQQIASLTGLVQHALLKGPNTSGTKEPLSERPPKTSSPAHSAHSSGGSPVLAPKSSAALSDKGSVPLKVNLLQFRKNVSDLRMQLHQMRQLQLQNQEALRVQLKRAEQEISVKLAEAMRRLEDPVQRQRTLVEEDRHKYLGLEERVLTQLGELEQYVGSLQKDSAATHRVVTLKDVEEGAVTLRKVGESLAGLKGEFPALQTRMRAVLRVEVEAVKFLKEEPHKLDSMLKRVKSLTDTLSSLRRHATEGSQRGPDPSANIPVDNSLSAAAVETPAEDPPISVQPTSTAAPPELQNSTIKSGVMPSSPVVIHHVQSSPVHMQQSQQSAALTAQPSPPLTPSPTQVPCPNASKSQGRESPKGASSDPPSPARHKKAHGNPVNNGNQDLVIEELQTSHDKSKNRAMSIEAAEKEWEERRQNMGHYDGKEFEKILQEAQANMMKGIPSLEVEENPALPPAASGEQADIHNPVEATSEPQSEPDSDKPAKKGPEKLPKPLTEKPAKPALERHSKTATKPAPTDGFTKHGSEKSSKSPPPPPPPRKTYPTSSSGMTTTRSGEVVYTSRKESVSAQEGEEEVPPPTPQPKPTQPKVPPETKPKPATPPPVTASVTREEEDEGDKIMAELQVFQKCTVKDVGVKNLVEPTTRIEPQIRELRPGAMLPLKEKKQSSEPSRVDKDPDTDENGNTTMRQSQGVIYYVTGQIPKDHPPPSGTEETPEHQEPTQPPTQVSNVNVNDNSPSQEQQQQQQPQSPPPKSPPPISPKPAGLNGLKLPKKQVKRSESLKTRAEMEKGKILNKINTEKKSKIIQEHVSSSKNIISKPMETTTTSVVKEVPKGSVAPTNNAPSENSDPPKSNCADDDEGATLSPDLPGEEAPPPPDNIAFMITNTKVQALSCGEYQELVNAKKGSVQTVTVGGAANRGNATASPSVPQDNGFNKKPVIIIFDEPMDIRSAYKRLSTIFECEEELDRMLAEERIEEESEESDTERSGGLQVKAEGTETVDGKKVGSSQGSADHVSLSSSSSSSVSELTDSGINLESNGDAKQDSKKKFKFKFPKKQFAALTQAIRTGSKSGKKTLQVVVYEDEEESDGTVRQHKEAKRFEIARSKSLADTQKATSSAVLKRQNSESHCRTDEIRKNTYKTLDSLEQTIKQLETTISEMGPRSPDEPVSMEEAKAGNGKSPEGVGLKRSSSLPTSRGSGPKVPSKSSLQKKTKPQLLPRPVVIPTTTTTTTTSTATVPSAPSTIQQNTSVASPTSRMPVPLSAKSRQSPGTTDKAGKQQKLQDAQRQFRQANGSAKRVGGDHKTTSPTIPISKIPAFYPSSTKGSSQSAQNSDATNPINPSSSSSSSLTKSSILSSHTPRSGSLPSSHIPSLSNGSLKLPTPSQHTGKALSFSSQTQNGRVHSSSSSFSSSSSSSSSSSPSPLSPTPLGPGGKSIRTIHTPSFTSYRSHNGSSGKSCIPTSTAAKDTT; encoded by the exons TCTTTACAGGGCATGCTCTCCTCCCTTCACTCTGAACTTGACATTCAGAGGTACTTGATGAAAATCCAATTGCCCCACAGA AGCAGAAGCCCAAAGCACGGCCCCAGCCCCCAGCCCAGCATCGGCGACCACATTGACCACCTCTCCCTGGCCTCCCTAGAGTCACTGGATGCCATGTCAGAGGCCGACGCACCTACAGCCTTCACCCGCGGCAGCCGGGTTCGTGCCAGCCTGCCTGTGGTCCGATCGACCAACCAGACAAAGGACCGATCACTAG GTGTGCTGTACCTGCAGTACGGGGACGAGACCAAACAGATCCGCATGCCTAATGAGATCACGAGCATCGACACGGTCAGAGCTCTGTTTGTTAGTGCCTTCCCGCAGCAGCTCACCATGAAGATGTTGGAGTCGCCCAGCGTCGCCGTCTACGTCAAAGACGACATGAGGAACATGTACTACGAGCTCACTGACGTCAG GAACATCACAGACCACTCCTGCCTGAAGGTCTACCACAAAGACCCAGCGCAGGCATTCAGCCATGGGCCGAGACCTGCCAACGGCGATGCCAGG ATGCACAGTGATGGACAGCACCCTCTGAGACAACCCCCCATGGGTCCCCCAACACATCATCCAATGCAGGGTACActccccccatccccccactcCATGCCCCCGTCCCCCTCCAGAATCCCATTTGGCCCACGGCAGGGCTCCATACCTGGCAGCGCCACCATCCCAAGGGACCGACTGTCTAATGCCAACCCTCCAGCGCGCTCCATCTCGCCCTGTCCCAGCGCCATCCTGGAGAGACGGGACGTCAAGCCAGATGAGGACATGGGGGGGAAGAGCCACAGTCTGAGCAGGGGAAATGAGGGGTTGTATGCAGATCCATACCTGCTCCAGGAGGGACGGATGAGCATGGCTACCGCCCATGGACCGCACCCCAACCCTGGGCTTGATGGTCCAGAGCATGGTATGGGGGGATTTCACCGTGCCTCCATCCGCTCCACAGGCTCTTACAGTGGGCCCAGTCCCACAGACACTATGGATCACCCCTCTCTGTACAGGCAGAAGTCCAGAAACAGCCAGCTGCCTACTCTGGGCTCCAAGACTCCTCCCCCATCCCCTCACCGGATGGCTGAGGTACGGATGATTGACATCCATGGCGGGCCTCCTCATGGCGTTCCACCTCATGGAGTTACCATGGAGAGAAGCTCACCAGTGCGCCAGTCCTTCAGGAAGGAGGAAGTAACGGGGACCAAGCCTCGGAACAACATGGGATCACCTGTGGTTTCAGACCTGCCAGGTCATCTCCAGGGGCCCATTCCACCTGCCAATGACCATCAGACACG AGAGCGAATGAAGGCTATGGAGCAACAGATTGCCAGCTTGACTGGTCTTGTTCAGCATGCACTTTTAAAGGGGCCAAACACTAGTGGCACCAAGGAGCCTCTAAG TGAGAGACCACCAAAGACATCATCTCCAGCCCACAGCGCACATAGCTCAG GTGGTTCCCCAGTCTTGGCTCCCAAAAGCAGTGCAGCCCTATCAGACAAGGGCTCAGTTCCTCTCAAAGTCAACCTCCTGCAGTTCAGGAAGAATGTTTCTGACCTCAGGATGCAACTCCATCAGATGAGACAGCTGCAG CTCCAGAACCAGGAGGCATTACGGGTTCAGCTGAAGCGGGCAGAACAGGAAATCAGTGTTAAACTCGCAGAGGCCATGCGGCGTCTCGAGGACCCAGTCCAGAGGCAGAGAACTTTGGTAGAAGAGGACAGGCACAAGTACTTGGGACTGGAGGAGCGTGTCCTTACACAACTCGG TGAGCTGGAGCAGTATGTCGGCTCTCTGCAGAAGGACTCAGCAGCGACACACAGAGTGGTGACCCTGAAGGATGTGGAAGAGGGAGCGGTGACTCTGAGGAAGGTGGGAGAATCTCTGGCAGGGCTCAAAG GAGAGTTCCCGGCATTACAAACCAGGATGCGGGCCGTGCTCAGGGTGGAAGTGGAAGCCGTCAAGTTTTTGAAGGAGGAGCCTCATAAACTGGACAGCATGCTGAAAAGGGTCAAGAGCCTGACTGACACACTCAGCAGTctgagaag ACATGCCACTGAGGGTTCTCAAAGGGGCCCTGATCCTTCTGCTAATATCCCAGTGGATAACAGCCTTTCAGCAGCCGCAGTAGAGACCCCTGCTGAAGATCCCCCAATATCAGTCCAGCCTACCTCCACCGCAGCCCCACCGGAGCTCCAGAACTCCACCATCAAATCAGGGGTGATGCCTTCCTCCCCAGTGGTCATCCATCATGTCCAGAGCTCCCCAGTCCACATGCAGCAGTCCCAGCAGTCTGCAGCCCTGACTGCTCAGCCCAGTCCCCCGCTCACCCCCAGCCCCACTCAGGTTCCCTGTCCCAACGCAAGCAAGAGTCAAGGCCGAGAATCTCCCAAGGGTGCGTCCTCGGATCCACCAAGTCCCGCTCGTCATAAGAAGGCACATGGGAACCCAGTGAATAATGGCAACCAGGATCTTGTCATAGAGGAGCTGCAGACCAGTCATGACAAGAGCAAAAACAGAGCTATGTCCATAGAG GCAGCAGAGAAGGAGTGGGAAGAGAGAAGGCAGAACATGGGTCACTACGATGGAAAAGAGTTTGAGAAGATCCTCCAAGAAGCCCAGGCCAACATGATGAAGGGCATTCCCAGTCTAGAGGTAGAAGAGAACCCAGCACTGCCACCTGCTGCCAGCGGAGAACAAGCAGACATCCACAATCCTGTGGAGGCAACTTCAG AGCCCCAGTCTGAGCCTGACTCTGACAAACCAGCCAAAAAGGGGCCTGAAAAACTTCCCAAGCCTTTGACGGAGAAACCAGCCAAGCCCGCTCTGGAGAGACACTCCAAGACTGCCACCAAGCCAGCGCCCACTGACGGTTTTACCAAGCATGGGTCTGAAAAGTCCAGCAagtctccaccaccaccacctcctccaagGAAGACCTACCCCACCTCGAGCTCAGGCATGACCACCACACGCTCTGGTGAGGTGGTCTACACCAGCAGGAAGGAGTCCGTCTCGGCTCAG GAGGGTGAAGAGGAGGTCCCGCCTCCCACTCCCCAGCCCAAGCCCACCCAGCCCAAGGTTCCACCAGAGACCAAGCCGAAGCCCGCTACTCCTCCCCCTGTTACTGCTTCTGTTaccagagaagaggaggatgaaggggaCAAGATCATGGCAGAGCTCCAG GTTTTCCAGAAGTGCACAGTTAAGGATGTAGGGGTGAAAAATTTGGTAGAGCCCACCACTCGAATTGAACCGCAAATCAGAGAACTAAGACCAGGGGCCATGTTGCCCCTCAAagagaaaaag CAGAGCTCAGAGCCCAGTCGAGTGGATAAAGATCcagacacagatgaaaatgGGAATACTACTATGCGACAGAGCCAAGGG GTCATATACTATGTGACTGGCCAGATTCCTAAAGATCATCCACCCCCGTCAGGAACGGAGGAAACCCCCGAACACCAAGAGCCCACACAACCTCCAACACAGGTGTCAAATGTCAATGTTAATGACAATTCTCCAAGccaggaacagcagcagcagcagcagccacagtctCCGCCACCCAAATCTCCCCCACCTATATCACCTAAGCCTGCGGGACTGAATGGATTAAAACTGCCGAAGAAGCAAGTTAAACGTTCCGAATCTTTGAAGACCAGGGCAGAAATGGAGAAGGGAAAAATCCTCAACAAAATtaacactgaaaagaaaagtaaaatcatCCAGGAGCACGTTTCGTCCAGTAAGAATATAATATCCAAGCCTATGGAAACCACGACAACCAGCGTTGTAAAAGAGGTGCCTAAAGGTTCTGTTGCCCCAACTAACAACGCTCCTAGTGAGAACAGTGATCCACCTAAATCTAACTGTGCGGATGATGATGAGGGGGCCACTCTTAGTCCCGATCTACCTGGAGAAGAGGCACCTCCGCCCCCGGACAACATAGCATTTATGATCACGAACACCAAGGTTCAGGCCCTATCGTGTGGTGAGTACCAGGAACTTGTCAATGCCAAGAAAGGAAGTGTGCAGACGGTCACTGTAGGTGGTGCCGCAAACCGTGGGAACGCCACAGCGAGTCCCTCTGTGCCGCAGGATAATGGCTTCAACAAGAAGCCCGTCATCATCATTTTTGATGAGCCCATGGACATCCGTTCAGCTTACAAGCGCCTGTCGACCATATTTGAATGTGAGGAGGAACTGGATAGGATGCTCGCAGAAGAGCGCAttgaggaggagagtgaggagtcagacacagagaggagtgGTGGGCTGCAGGTAAAAGCTGAAGGGACCGAAACCGTTGATGGCAAAAAGGTTGGCTCTTCACAGGGCAGTGCTGATCATGTCAGCTTATCATCCTCATCTTCGTCTTCAGTATCTGAACTAACGGACAGTGGAATAAACTTGGAGTCGAATGGAGACGCCAAGCAGGACAGTAAGAAGAAGTTCAAGTTTAAGTTCCCTAAGAAACAGTTCGCGGCATTGACCCAGGCGATTCGTACGGGCTCCAAGTCAGGCAAGAAGACTCTACAGGTTGTTGTGTATGAAGACGAGGAGGAATCCGACGGTACTGTCAGGCAGCACAAAGAAGCAAAGAGATTTGAGATTGCGCGTTCAAAATCTTTAGCGGACACCCAGAAGGCAACAAGCTCGGCCGTGTTAAAGAGGCAGAACTCCGAGTCCCACTGCAGGACAGATGAGATCCGGAAGAACACCTACAAGACACTGGACAGCCTGGAGCAGACCATCAAGCAGCTGGAGACCACTATTAGTGAGATGGGACCACGCTCCCCCGATGAGCCAGTCTCTATGGAGGAGGCTAAAGCAGGGAATGGGAAAAGCCCAGAAGGAGTGGGACTGAAGAGGTCTTCCTCTCTCCCTACTTCCAGAGGGTCAGGCCCTAAGGTACCCAGCAAAAGTTCCTTGCAGAAGAAGACTAAACCACAGCTCCTTCCTCGCCCTGTAGTCATCCCTACTActaccaccactaccaccacctccacagCCACTGTCCCCAGTGCCCCCAGCACCATACAACAG AACACCAGTGTCGCTTCCCCCACTAGTCGGATGCCCGTCCCTTTGTCTGCGAAGTCCAGGCAGTCGCCGGGTACTACTGACAAAGcaggaaaacagcaaaaactgCAGGACGCTCAGAGGCAGTTCCGACAG GCTAACGGAAGTGCTAAAAGAGTGGGAGGGGATCATAAAACTACTTCCCCTACTATACCCATCTCTAAAATCCCTGCTTTTTATCCTAGCTCTACTAAAGGCAGCTCCCAGTCTGCACAAAACTCAGATGCTACTAATCCCATTaacccttcctcttcctcctcctcctctttgacaAAGTCCTCCATCCTGTCCTCTCATACTCCTCGTTCCGGTTCCCTACCCTCCTCCCACATCCCCTCCTTGTCTAATGGATCCCTCAAACTCCCCACACCCTCACAGCACACAGGTAAAGCTCTCTCGTTCTCCTCGCAGACTCAGAATGGTCGAGtgcactcctcctcctcttcattctcctcctcctcctcctcatcctcctcctcctccccctcccctctgtcgCCCACACCTTTGGGCCCAGGTGGAAAGAGCATCCGCACCATACACACCCCCAGCTTCACCAGCTACAGGTCCCACAACGGCAGCAGCGGCAAATCCTGCATCCCAACATCCACAGCAGCTAAGGACACTACTTAG